The segment taaaatggattttatttttttttttttaggcccATGGGAATAAATTCATTACCAACAGCCCAGGAGCTGGCAAAGCATGACATTTCCTTTGCTGCAAGTAGTAACAAAGTTTTCTCTCTAATCAGGGCAATCCAAAGGTCTTCTGCTGGTAAGACTTGCTGGAGTGGAGTTGGCTCCAAGTGGCATGGCCTGGTTACAGCAAGagttaaaacccaaacaagtgATATGGTTCCAACTTCTGGGAAGGGAGAACTTGGCGCTTGAGTGCCTTGTTTTAGTAAATAAGGTaaatataataacaaaaaatggCTTTTATCTGCAGTTCTGAGTTCCACTGTAGTTAGGCAATTCAGTTATCTCAGTATATGTAAGGAATATTATTACTTGTAATTTATCTGCCttgatttgaattttaaatgttgtttgTAAATCTGATTTCAAGACCAGTGTTTTTGCACACTGATCATGACATGAGTGTATTTCTCTGCCAGATAGGCTATATTGTGTAGTTCTGATTAGCCTCACATTTAGTCTATTGAATGTTCTCACAAATGTCTTGCATTAGTATTAGGTTTTAAAAGTCAGATGGATTCCTCTTTAACTTTTAACACTTTCTGCCAGAGCGTAGATTTAGCCATAGGTAAAGTTTGTATCTCAGAGGGAGCTGATgtgaaaaaataagtaaaactgttttaaaggtGAAGGGAATACCACATTTATTATGCCTTTTTATAGGGTCGATTTCTCAGCGTGTGCTTAAATGAAGAGATATTGAAGCAAGGGCTTGGCAAAACAGCACGTATTGAGGGACTGCAGCATGATTCCCGCCTGTACTGGGAACTTCATAAAAGACTCCTTCGAGCAGAGTTAAAGgccttgaagaaaaataaaggaatatggaaagaagaaagctactctgaaaaaattaaagaacataTAAGCAGCAATAAATTTGTACAGACATTGAAACAATTTGTGAGCTGGTTAAGAAGgtttatttaaagtttaaaagGGAGACTTGTGTGGAGGAATGCCAGTTACCTGTGTTAATGTGCTTTATGTAAAGTTTATGGTAAAAAAACCAGTGCTATAATGTTGAAGGGTCCCTGTCTTGAACAGAAACCTCATAGTTCCTTAATGCCTTATTATAACCCAGATGGGATTGAAATTTAGTGGTTATATAGGCCACAAATCCAAATGTTCTGAAGGTGAACTTTTCCAACAATAACATCTTAAATTAGTTGTCCAGTTTTCCACCTATTAAATACCTACACATCTGTGTTAACCACAGTGAAGGCAGTCGATAGTCAGGTTTCTAAGAGGTGCGGAGTGTCATTCCACAGTGTAGGGCCGTAAATGCTTCTCTGTTACTTGTCATTACAATGTAGCCCACATTGGTTCAAAACCTCTATTTCAGACCTTTACAAAGCTTGTGGTAAGTGTTTACACAGGAGCATTTTGTTTGAATTCTATCCTTACACTACTTTTGTGTataatttgtgttttgaaaatctttcaTCTTGAATAATGGGTTGCATTGTTACCAATATAAAAGGTAATTTGTTACAGCTGATCCTAAAAAGCCAATAAGGTCATAACAACTGAAGTTTCTCGGGGGAAAAAAGATACCACTTGGTGTATCAAGGAATGTAAATATGTCAGTAATCCAAAATTTTAGAAGACAACATCCacttgaagaggaaaaaaactatttttttctgatggctctataaatatctaaaattctatgaaaataaaactttaacaTGGAATTTGAGAAGTTAGACCATACTGTGCTAAGAACttaaattcttgttttatttttgaaccATTTGTTAAGTATATCAGTGtattattaattttgtaaatattttcagagcaaAGATTGAATTTTTTACGTTCGTTGTTACATGTTTTATATGCCAAGCACTTGACCTTTGTTTAACCTCCTGCAATcccattatttatttaaagtgaaGTGgtttacagattttctttctttctgtgtgacTCCTTGCCGAGGAAATACTAAGGAGAAGAGTGtggtacaaaaaaaatcttaatagCTGAGCACTGCTTGTCTGACAATTAGTTGCTATGTCATTGTTTTTGCTGCTGACTTCAGAGCAAAATTGTGAATCCTGAGATcctaaaaaaaagcagcttttccttgcGTAAGAATAGATGGTAGTGCACAGTGAGCATCTAGCCATGAAGTACCTGCTGTGCAGATCTCAGCGTTGGAGACTAACATgggaggcaggggaagcagCAATTTGGGCAGAGACAGACTTCAACGGCAGCTGGAGACCAGGTATTTGTTCCtgtttggggggaggggggaagaacAGTGAGGCATCTGGTTTTATGCATTATACACGATGCATAAATTGGACCAACTGCTGCTGTGGTACTTGGACATAAAAGTCATACAGATGATCAGGGATTTGGGATCGGCTGTAGCATCCtccaaagcaaaactaaaagTTGACTTTTAACGCCAAACTACAAATGCGGTCTCAGCAATAATACACTTCTTTGAGGGGTTATAGGTGTTCCTGTTCCTATACCTGGCAAATAGAAAAAGCTTTCCCAAACTGGTCATAACTGTACAGTTATGATTGTTTTTTTCTACCAAGACTTCCTACCTTCACTTTATAAATGAGTCATAGAAGGATTTATCACAAAAATCCACTGtaaaactgagagaaaaatctgaggACGCCACATGCTACATTTCTAGCAAACAGAGGTGAGGTGTGGGTGAATGTGAACCACCTTTGTTCCCTCACAGTCTTGCCTCTTTTTACCCTTGATGAAGTTCAGAAAAGCCCTAGAGACTTTTCTAAACTACAGCAATTGCTGTGTCCTTTCCATTAGGTTGTGGCTTAAGAAGGCCTTCCTTTTGGTCTGAACTAAATTTTTAAAGTTCCCTGTATTGGTGGTAGTGAGGTAGCCTAAATGAAATGGTTTTGGAAGGAAGTATGGAGTGGGATATCCAAATCTTTG is part of the Falco naumanni isolate bFalNau1 chromosome 13, bFalNau1.pat, whole genome shotgun sequence genome and harbors:
- the C13H3orf33 gene encoding protein C3orf33 homolog — encoded protein: MAERRSGVAEGLGRLSEWADGHLSLLRSLSAGMAVAGVLVLARSVRLTTKFTSALDIPVEFVEKNVKLRGKIHHITEKGLEVEHIPISIPFITWIQRKWQSKGLLLVRLAGVELAPSGMAWLQQELKPKQVIWFQLLGRENLALECLVLVNKGRFLSVCLNEEILKQGLGKTARIEGLQHDSRLYWELHKRLLRAELKALKKNKGIWKEESYSEKIKEHISSNKFVQTLKQFVSWLRRFI